One window of the Candidatus Methylomirabilota bacterium genome contains the following:
- a CDS encoding SDR family oxidoreductase, which produces MRVLVTGAASGIGRATCLRLARDARERGGTAKVAALDIGPSPGLDSLAEELRKLDAEALVLHGDMGSPDAPARAVREAAERFGSLDGLVSNAGINRPGPLVDYGVEDWDRVFAVNTRATWLLAKAAHAVLKVSRGAIVAVGSMSGSNAHANLGAYGPSKAAVIMLVRVLAQEFGRDGIRVNAVSPGMVRTGMTARVYADPRVAAERDALVPLGRVATPEDMADVIAFLLGPDARYVNGHDLIVDGGVAGNFLGRLPGTAQITRG; this is translated from the coding sequence ATGCGCGTACTGGTGACCGGAGCGGCCAGTGGGATCGGGCGGGCGACGTGTCTGCGCTTGGCGCGCGACGCGCGGGAGCGGGGCGGGACGGCGAAAGTAGCGGCCCTCGACATCGGCCCGTCGCCCGGGCTCGACAGTCTGGCCGAGGAGCTCAGGAAGCTCGACGCCGAGGCACTCGTCCTCCACGGCGACATGGGGAGCCCCGACGCGCCGGCGCGCGCGGTCCGTGAGGCGGCCGAGCGCTTCGGCAGCCTGGACGGCCTCGTGAGCAACGCCGGGATCAACCGGCCGGGGCCGCTCGTGGACTACGGGGTCGAGGACTGGGACCGCGTCTTCGCGGTCAACACGCGCGCGACCTGGCTCCTCGCCAAGGCGGCCCACGCGGTGCTCAAGGTCTCGCGCGGCGCGATCGTGGCCGTCGGCTCCATGTCCGGGAGCAACGCGCACGCGAACCTCGGCGCGTACGGGCCGAGCAAGGCGGCCGTCATCATGCTCGTCCGCGTGCTGGCGCAGGAATTCGGGCGGGACGGCATCCGGGTCAACGCGGTGTCGCCCGGCATGGTGCGCACCGGCATGACGGCCCGGGTCTACGCCGACCCGCGGGTCGCCGCCGAGCGCGATGCCCTCGTCCCGCTCGGGCGCGTCGCGACTCCGGAGGACATGGCCGACGTCATCGCGTTCCTGCTCGGCCCCGACGCCCGCTACGTCAACGGCCACGACCTCATCGTGGACGGTGGCGTCGCCGGAAACTTCCTCGGCCGCCTGCCGGGGACCGCGCAGATCACGCGTGGCTGA
- a CDS encoding LLM class flavin-dependent oxidoreductase, translating to MKFGVFMEEMRRGSSQVEAFAEAFALVDAAEAWGVDGVWLGEMHFNPARSVLSAPMAVAGAIAARTRRLRVGTAVQLLPLNNPLRIAEEVATLDHLSQGRFDFGIGRSGSPRAYDVFGVPYEESQARFQEALAIILEAWKGEPFSYRGEFYRFENATVAPRPYSLPHPPLRMAATTAETFPQVGRLGLPIFVGVRLMDTVELAPHVRAYRRAWREAGHPGEPSIHLRIPVYAGTTEAGALDEPRESIMYYFARQAELARSAVGRAGTGPAEQRQARADQLAGLSYDEILRGKVVFGTAARLIDRLGELREELGLNGIVAELNPGGLIPAELERRSLHVLTHQVMPAFT from the coding sequence ATGAAGTTCGGCGTCTTCATGGAGGAGATGCGGCGCGGCTCGAGCCAGGTCGAGGCGTTCGCCGAGGCCTTCGCCCTGGTGGACGCCGCCGAGGCCTGGGGCGTGGACGGCGTGTGGCTGGGCGAGATGCACTTCAACCCGGCGCGCTCGGTGCTCTCCGCGCCCATGGCTGTCGCCGGCGCCATCGCCGCGCGCACGCGCCGCCTGCGGGTCGGGACCGCGGTCCAGCTCCTCCCGCTGAACAACCCCCTGCGCATCGCCGAGGAGGTCGCGACGCTGGACCACCTGAGCCAGGGGCGCTTCGACTTCGGGATCGGCCGCAGCGGCTCCCCGCGCGCCTACGACGTGTTCGGGGTTCCCTACGAGGAGAGTCAGGCGCGCTTCCAGGAGGCGCTGGCGATCATCCTCGAGGCGTGGAAGGGCGAGCCGTTCAGCTACCGCGGCGAGTTCTACCGCTTCGAGAACGCTACCGTCGCCCCGCGCCCGTATTCGCTCCCCCACCCGCCCCTCCGGATGGCCGCGACGACCGCCGAGACCTTTCCTCAGGTCGGGCGCCTCGGACTCCCGATCTTCGTCGGGGTGCGCCTCATGGACACCGTCGAGCTCGCCCCGCATGTGCGGGCGTATCGCCGCGCGTGGCGTGAGGCGGGTCACCCGGGCGAGCCGAGCATCCACCTGCGCATCCCGGTCTACGCGGGGACGACGGAGGCGGGAGCGCTGGATGAGCCGCGCGAGAGCATCATGTACTACTTCGCGCGCCAGGCCGAGCTCGCCCGCTCGGCGGTGGGGCGCGCCGGCACCGGCCCCGCCGAGCAGCGGCAGGCCCGGGCCGACCAGCTCGCGGGCCTATCGTACGACGAGATCCTTCGCGGCAAGGTGGTGTTCGGCACCGCGGCCCGGCTGATCGATCGCCTCGGTGAGCTGCGCGAGGAGCTCGGCTTGAATGGTATCGTGGCGGAGCTGAACCCCGGCGGGCTCATCCCGGCCGAGCTGGAGCGGCGGAGCCTGCACGTCCTCACCCATCAGGTGATGCCGGCGTTCACGTAG